A segment of the Actinomyces sp. oral taxon 171 str. F0337 genome:
CGCGGCTGCGACGCCCATAGACTGTAGCCATGCTGAATCCGGTTGACCCCACCACCACGCCCGCCTGGAAGCGCCTCACCGACCTCCACGACTCCATGACCCCGGACCTGCGCGCCTGGTTCGCCGACGACCCGCAGCGCGCCGAGCGGTTCTCCTACGAGCTGGGAGACCTCTACGTCGACCTGTCCAAGAACCTGCTGACCGACGACGTCCGCGACGCCCTGATCGAGCTCGCCGAGCAGGTCGACGTCCCGGGCCGCCGTGACGCCATGTACGCCGGCGAGCACATCAACATCACCGAGGACCGCGCCGTCCTCCACACCGCCCTGCGCCGTCCCGCAACCGATTCCCTGACCGTGGACGGCCAGGACGTCGTTGCCGACGTCCACGAGGTCCTGGAGAAGATCTACGCCTTCGCCCGCCGCGTGCGCTCGGGGGAGTGGACAGGCATCACCGGCAAGCCCATCAAGACGGTGGTCAACATCGGCATCGGCGGCTCCGACCTCGGCCCCGTCATGGTCTACGAGGCCCTCAAGCCCTACGTGCAGAAGGGCATTCAGTGCCGCTTCATCTCCAACATCGACCCCACCGACTGCGCAGAGAAGGTCGCGGACCTCGACCCGGAGACGACCTTGTTCATCATCGCCTCCAAGACCTTCACCACGCTGGAGACCCTCACTAACGCCCGTATGGCCCGCGACTGGTTCCTGACTGCCCTGCAGGCCAAGGGCATTGAGACTGACGGCGCCATTGCCAAGCACTTCGTGGCTGTGTCCACCGCCCTGGACAAAGTCGCCGAGTTCGGCATCGACCCGGCCAACGCCTTCGGCTTCTGGAACTGGGTGGGCGGGCGTTACTCGGTGGACTCCGCCGTCGGCACGGTGCTGGCCGTGGCCATCGGTCCGGAGAACTTCGCCGACTTCCTGGCCGGCTTCCACACCGTTGACGAGCACTTCGCCACCAAGGCTCCGGCCGACAACGTCCCCATGCTCATGGGCCTGCTCAACGTCTGGTACGTCAACTTCTTCAAGGCCGGCTCCCACGCTGTCCTGCCCTACGCCCAGTACCTGCAC
Coding sequences within it:
- the pgi gene encoding glucose-6-phosphate isomerase, which translates into the protein MLNPVDPTTTPAWKRLTDLHDSMTPDLRAWFADDPQRAERFSYELGDLYVDLSKNLLTDDVRDALIELAEQVDVPGRRDAMYAGEHINITEDRAVLHTALRRPATDSLTVDGQDVVADVHEVLEKIYAFARRVRSGEWTGITGKPIKTVVNIGIGGSDLGPVMVYEALKPYVQKGIQCRFISNIDPTDCAEKVADLDPETTLFIIASKTFTTLETLTNARMARDWFLTALQAKGIETDGAIAKHFVAVSTALDKVAEFGIDPANAFGFWNWVGGRYSVDSAVGTVLAVAIGPENFADFLAGFHTVDEHFATKAPADNVPMLMGLLNVWYVNFFKAGSHAVLPYAQYLHRFPAYLQQLTMESNGKSVRWDGSPVTTETGEVFWGEPGTNGQHAFYQLIHQGTQLIPADFIAVANPAHPAKDGKVDVHELFLSNYLAQTAALAFGKTADEVRAEGTAEEIVPARVFAGNRPTTSILAPALTPAVVGELIALYEHITFTQGIVWGIDSFDQWGVELGKKLALEIAPAVQGDEEALAGQDASTRGLITRYRSLRH